ttacttattatacgaaggaataaattatattaaagtttattatcaCAGGGACATTATAGATTCGAAGGACCCACATTCCCTTCCATTCAAGAACTGATCAGGCATCAGTGGCTATCTGGTTTGCCAGTGACTAGTCGATCAGGTGCTATTCTTAAGACACCAATTTTGCGCGAACGGTGGGAACTTAATAACGATGACGTCATTCTTTTGGAGAAAATAGGTCGAGTAAGTAGGCTATCAATAGCTATTTTGTGTTTTGTTTGCGATAATATGATGCCGACGGTGCGACTTACAGGGAAATTTTGGAGATGTTTACAAGGCGCAACTGAAGACTTGCAAGACTGAAGTGGCCGTAAAGACATGTAAGGTAACGTTGCCGGACGAACAAAAACGAAAGTTTCTGCAAGAGGGAAGGATACTGAAACAGTATGATCACCCGAATATAGTCAAACTTATCGGAATTTGCGTTCAAAAACAACCAATCATGATCGTGATGGAATTGGTGCCTGGTAAGTTGACAAGTCTTATTATGTTGCATTTATGCTAACACTTGCAACTATGTTAATATTCTTGGTTCCCCGTTGTGCTATCATATTAAAATTGGCAACCTATATTATGGTTTACACGCTAATCGCTAATTCTAGGTGGTTCGTTACTTACGTATTTGCGGAAGAATGCTAGTACAATAACACAACGGGAGCAGCTGCGTATGTGTAAGGATGCCGCGGCTGGTATGAGCTACTTAGAATCTAAGTATTGCATCCATAGAGATTTAGCCGCTCGCAACTGCCTCGTAGGTAAATAAACTACATTTCAAGAGAAAAGGGAAGACACTAAGGATTTGTTCGAATTGCATGCTCCAACACACTCCTATTTGCCCCAACACGCTCGTTGATTAATCGCATTAATCATTTAGCGCGTTGGGGCAAATATGAGTATAGTGGAGTATGCGATCCGAACAAACCCTAAATTTTAACTTGGCGAGTGATAATAACTGAACAAAATATAACGTTGTACGTTGTTTTTACAGGATACGAATGCATAGTTAAAATTTCCGACTTTGGAATGTcaagagaagaggaagaataTATAGTTTCTGATGGCATGAAACAAATTCCTATTAAATGGACTGCACCAGAAGCTCTGAATTTCGGTAAGTCGTAAGTTTGTGTTTTCATTGTCTTCTGACAGtgccaaaaattttattgttatcagTTATTGATACATCATATCGTGTATCTCAGGTAAATACACATCGCTTTGTGATGTCTGGAGTTATGGAATTCTGATATGGGAGATATTTTCTAAAGGTGGTAATCCTTACAGCGGTATGTCTAATTCGCAGGCACGCGAGAAAATTGATGCAGGTAAGAAATCAAATGACAGAGATCGACGAGCATTTAATGAATATGAAGATTGATATATCTATGTATATCATTgtgatatttgaattaaatgcaTATTACATGCACAGTGTGTGATACAATTGATAACTATATTCTGGCAATTTATGCATATATTCTTTACATCAGGATATCGAATGCCAGCTCCTGATGGAACGCCTGAAGAGATTTATCGATTAATGCTGCGATGCTGGGACTACGATCCAGAGAAACGACCACATTTTGATCAAATATATACTGTAGTTGAGACATTATCTCAAgcgtattaaattataagtattatattaaaagtattttattgaCTAATAAGAAGTATAAATTGGTGCTATAACTTCTTGACacttattttgtatatgtacaagtcataaaactttataaaaaaatatacgtatgcgtgtgtgtgtattgagctttaaaaatttatgaaatgcTCACAactaaatcatattttaccCTATAAATGCACTATAATACatcgagaaaaaatataactggTACAACTCGTTAAAGCATTAATTACTTCTGGCATATCaggtaaagaaatttttgtcttttatcaTAGAAAAAATACCTAAATCAATTATATCTTCTCGAGAAACtcattctttttcaaaaataaatgtcatacaaaatatttgggCAGTTTTGGAAGTggatactatatatatttaaaaatctaaggcattttttttaaacaagatgGAATGATATGTAAGAAGACAAATACGAAAGTCAATAATTTGTCAGAACAtactaaaaaaacaatagaagCAAAACGATTATTCTAGATATTCTAGATTATTCTGTTATGCTTTTTCTTCAatgttgtatatatatgtatgtatatatttatcagtATAAAACGTACTGTTAATTGCTGTTATATACGTCATTGTGAAATCGTATCAATGTGATTACCATTGGTTATTTTATTCGTGATGTTTATTActgcattttataaattattatatttttccgtCCACGAACagtaattcaatttataacaaataatattgttatcacacacacacacacacacgcgcgcgcgcgcgcgtatatatatatatataacttgaaatatatatatatatatatgtatgtattgttattgcatatttataattaaaacatataggtctattctgtaatttttaacgACATCGTTATATTGTCGTTGtgcacatattatatataacaaaaaaagctGCGCAACGACAATATAACGATACTGAACTGTCGttaagagttacagaataggtcCAATAGTCATGTGgactttatttattcaattctaTTGTCATTTGTGTTTTCTGAATATTTCGAAGTGTTtctcatacatacatataatgaaGATACGCACATCAAATTTCATGGGCATGTATGTATTTTCTGTCCTTCtcttatatatcttaaaaaaggcatgtaatgaagcctcttttccgcgatactgattggttctctcgctgcgcttacttcgtgttgcgagaaTAACTGTCGAGAATAATTGCGATTGTATTTtaagctgtcaaatttgtatagatggttattgttgtaatatattttttaaaagtaaaaaataaaaagtcaaatagcgcgcgcgaagcgcgcgtctgtggtgtctagtgtattataaaatttatcatttttcatgaaaatcaaaAGCACACTGAAGATATCGAagattttgtacataaaatatacgatcacatatatctataatttctaataaggATTTTCAGCATTGAAAGATATAGaagatatttaaacaatatatatacgtatatcatATTCATTCATAGTTAACAATTTATAGTATAGaatctcattaaaaaaacacgCGAAATATGAAAAGACTAATATTGTTAACTTCAAATcttcaaagaatattttagtcTTACTATAAGCcattaaagagagaaaaaagtagAATTAAGAATCTTGCAATATATCTCAATTGTAAGAAATTTTGTcgcatttttcttataatcttatattcataaatttattgtgtaatatataatcatggcggaaaaaaatgatatgtaAATGCTTGTATTCATTTGTAGAGTGTATAAAACGGTTATAACGTTTAACGCTGTTTCAAAGTTAATAATTCAAGATTCTTGTAATTTAGACGTTTCTGTTTctcttgtaattttgtttaaacgaCACCATGTTACATATTGCACGCAATTATAAGCAGTTTTTATGTGTATAGATTACATAACACTCCATTATGAAGAAGTCTGTTTTAATGTGTTGTTTTAACATGATGTAATCTTCGTATAGACACAGTTTATTACTTGTTATCTTTCACGTGCAATTATATGAAAGGCATTTATCTTGTTtccatatgtatattatatatatatatatatatgtgtgtgtgtgtgtgtgtgtgtgtgtgtgtgtgtgtgtgtgtgtgtgtgtgtatacatacacatgatactcaatatcatgtataataaattaataaagattatataatagtcTTTTACAAAAGTACAACAGATGTTTCAACACTTTATCTTACAaggaaacctcgcgaacccgaaaattccgattgtaatgaaacttggcataaatgtagaggggggtaaatacatgaatttagaaatttttagttggtgcttataaacgatTTAAAGAGTTCTCGTAAATtcgttttcaaaaaataaacagcataggtaaatagaagtatttactgtaaaacttttgtataaaacatcttttgatattttgtttagtttaagAGATAAGAGTATATCGAGAAAAAGCAAAAACCCTCAACTTTTGTAGAATgatttcaaccctttaaatcgtttataagcagcaactaaaaatttctaaatttatgtatttaccaTCTCTACATTTATAccatgttttattaaaatcagaattttcgggtttgcgaggttcccttgttagtctTAGTCTTTACACCTTCAGGTATAGATAAGACTCAAATATCCGAGTAGTGTTCCATTGTATTATGTGACACtcatagaatttaaaaaacttgtcACTTGATAATTACAAGTACAATTTAATGAGTTCGTCACTAACGGCCGACGGTGTTAGAATTCCCAAATCCGTAAACAATAGGCTGATGTAATGAGGCGGAGTATAATCTACCAAAGGATGCTCCTTTTTCAAATTCTTGTTTAAAGTACTGGATGTATACTGCAATAAGcaatagagatatttataGATACATGGAAAAGATTTCTTCgaattattgcataattataacataaaagttataattgatatttgtgtaaaatataattcctTAATACCTTAAATTCATTAGGTAAATCTACTTGATTTAAAGGATAAATTCTTGCAAATTTGAAGCTTTCTGTCAGTACGTAAAATGGTTTCTTCATCTCTTTCGCGCATATGGCCATTGTATATGTACCTATCTGTAAAACAATGGGAAGAaacacttttatattataatacataaaaattataccttGTTATCAAGATATCAGGTGGCTTCGTGTGAGAGCTATGGATTTGTAAGCTGACAGATCGCGAATACGAATCCGTATATATTGGAATTTTAAGTTTGTAATCTTTAGTGGGAATCagaggaattttttttaatttaagtaatacATACGTATAAGGACTGATATAATCTATTTTCCATTACTACAACTACTACTATTATGCCATCATCAAAACCCTCGTATACCTTATTGATCACACCGCCGCTTTCCGCGACACCTTCTGCTCCGACCATCACCATGTCTACGTGCTCCATAACATATCCCACTGCGGAATCCAATATCACTGTACACGATATtcccaattttattaaactctGGCACATCTCTTCTCTGTTTGacaaagaaagacaaaaaacacattaaaatttatacacagaaatctaaagatatatatctcataggataaaattttttaaaattaaattaagttaaaatagcttttttttaatcagttaTTATTCAGGGTACGTATTACGGAACtttctgaaataatttctaatcgGAATTAGTGTCTtataatctatattatttttttaaggaaataatttcaactgaaatttattctgaaaaatttcacAATATGTGCccatgtttaatattttatgtttttaaatcttCATACACACCCGTTGTTGTCGGGTGATGTTGACGTGACATACAcatcaaatattttcttactcGCTGCAGCTTCCTTCATTGCCTGCAGCACTACTCTCGATTTTGAATGTGTGAGTATTgtctgataaaaataatatagtgaAAGTAAGAAagtgataataatgatacatcaaatatttcttgtacaTCTATTCTTACCGAGCCATCAGTAATAAAGTGTGCTGCTACCTTGGCTACTTTCCCTCGTGCTGCAACTAATTTGTCATAGAATACTTTGCCTCTTTCCAACATGATTCCTTTGCACTCTGCTATTgactaattaaaaacatacaaatataccataataacaacaaattaCACCATCTTAGaacataaagttaaaaaggCTGAATTTATTCTCAAGGATAAAATGTGAAAGACAACATCTAAGTGTTAGTATTTTTACCCGTGTATCCAGTGTTGCTAATGTAATAAAACGGAGAAACAATTCGCTTCCTGAGGCAATTGCAGTGACTGGAGTTTCTGTGGAACGCATAGCATCAATTGCCTCTTGTAAACAGACCCGAAGCTCTTGAACTGTTTCCGCTGTACAAGCAAATAAAACATATGAAGggtaattttacataactaTAGGGCTGTAATATTCAAACAATTCACTCAGTACAAACATGTACAAtaagtttttgattttatagtaCATGTGCATTTATATAggtaaatgttttattacaaGTTATTGATCATACTTACATTTAGAATGTTTCAATACATTGAGTAAAGTACGAATGGCAGCCATGCCAGCGGAAATGtctttctcatttttaataatgctgATAAAGTACTGacatatttctgtaaaagttTGTTGTTTTAGGCTCTTGTAAGATTCTTTCtatcaatttctttatatcaaTGCAAGATAAACGTTTTTGCACGTCTGTTGACTTTACGTACCTTCTCTGTCCATTATGACCTGTTGTTAACGGCTAGTCGCGTCAACAATAACAAATGCGtgattctttttaaattaacacaaatatTGCGTAAGACATTACGTTGTCTCAATAGCTTCTGAACGTCTTGTAGCTGCTTGTAGCCCGTTTAGATTTCCGTTCTTCCAGGGACAAAGTATCACGATTCTGAATGTCGTTCCATCAATGATCAAACTGCATCTTAACAGAGGAATTTGAAACTCTTTGCACAAGTGATCAGTGAGCGGTCAGTGATCATTGGTCCTTATTGTTAGATCTCTAAATTTAGACCAATTAGGCCTGGGAtttgattcttgaattcattcgcaagagaaacgtatgcgcaaatactcactctaacagaaaagttgaaagtttattcattaaaaagccatacgatagctaAACTTCCAACTTTTCtctaagaacagaatttgcgaatacgtttctctctctcttgcgaatgaattcaagaatcgagccacAAGCCTTATGTTAGGAAATTACTCaactggggctcgattcttgaattcattcgcaagagaaacgtattcgtaaattctgttcttacagaaaagttggaaatttattggctatcgtatgacttttaaccaataaaattgcaacttttctgttagagcgggtatttgcgcatacgtttctcttgcaaatgaattcaagaatcgagcccctgttGTGCAACGGTTGTTTTCTGAACGTATAGCCGGTATTTGCACCGcgtataattatgaaatttcgTCTGTCGTCCATGAATCCAAACGAGACTACGGACaggattcatagaccgatcttaagctcaagcattgtctcaagtctagcttcgagccgacttgagacttacttaaccaatggcttagtttacatcgtgcatttgatacgcgtatcaggtaccatattcgtatcaaatttgtactaaatatttagtacgcacgatgtaaacgctgccggatcaatttggtacgagcgtatcaagtagtatcgtactaaactgatacgcgtaccaagtgatacaaatgtcgatgtaaacgcataaaacgcattttagagggaatttagcaattgagcataacctcagtgctaaaagttaaaaaccggtgtgaaaatgtctcagtaggagacatcaacatgaattaaatttgtattatatttttcacagtacatgcttagtacattcgatgtaaacgcgcccgtactaagaCTTTGGTGCGCACtaaacttaatacgcgtactaggttttgacgatgtaaactaagccaaaCTAagccaatgaaataacagcattgacgtctcaagatcgtgcttaagctggaacttgaataaggttcgactatggccggtattcatagtcaaatcttatttcaagatcgtctcaagcaatgtcttaagatgctaatacggctctgtgattggctgatggcatcttaagacagtacttaagatgatcttaaatataagatccgactatgaataccggcctatgaaTTCCAGCCTACGATTCTaaggccggaattcatagtcgaatcttattcaagttccagcttaagcacgatcttgagacgtcaatgctgttatttcattggttaagtaagtctcaagtcggctcgaagctagacttaagacaatgcttgagcttaagatcggtctatgaatcccgtcctaaGAAGTttgttactaattttttatcaacaaaaaataaatctttctaCTGGAGGTTATGCGGCAAACGTAAGCCATTGGGCACAACGTGAAACCGTTCACTTTTGATTTTTCGACGAAAATAACATATGGCAATTTTCGACCGGTGCTGGGTTAACTCGTTTCGGTTTCTTTTCCTCTAGAACCTCCTGGCCAATCACAATTAGTCCCTTCTTCAGAAGAATGGCTGTGATTGGTCTTATGACGTCATTAATCGCTCCCGGAGCGATTAACCCAGGCCGGTCGAAAACGCTAAGGctcggttccacaactcacggttaaattaactggctgattattccattggaattgaccaattgtatttgtcgttaagcaaaattaacaaatacgattggtcaattccaatggaataatcggccagttaatttagtcgtgagttgtggaaccaaGCCTTATAGAAGGAAGTCTCAAATCGGTTTCTACTAAagtttatactatttttttttcatattctacggaaaatttcctataaatttaaccaataaaaCAAATTGCTATAACATTTCGATTTACATGAATTTCCTCCCTTAAGCTTTAAGCCTAAGAAAATTGACTAATCAcaattgagtatttttataaaaattgactgtGATTAGTCAGTttcttaaagcttaaatctttattgtagacTACTCCATTGTAGACTACGcctaagacgtaatagtaaggttttgacgcattggattgggcgaccgtaaccgtaactAGCTAAATCGAGTATATGATAGGTCAAAACCtttggtttgttcgcgtcgccatgctccgacatgctcctactcactccaacgcattttaataggttggcgtcattggaatcaacgtattggaatgcgttggggtgaataggagcatgttggggcatgtgacgcgaacagacctcTTATTGTTGTGTCCTAAACATCGACAtatagaatggactgagcattgcgataggttagcgcgcgcctgctttagagtgagaggtactacacctgaggcctatgtttgtctcttttgcaagcttctgatttgttatttcgtcccCCTCCATTCACGGAGGaggacgaaataacaaatcagaagcttgcaagagagacaaacataggcctcaggtgtagtacctctcactctaaagcaggcgcgcgcttgcctatcgcaatgctcagtccattctataTGTCGATGGTCCTAAATCTCTCTTATGCAGGGTTTATAATGGCAGTAATAGTAAGGTTATCAGTcaaaattgaccaattatagtTGATTGCGAGaagaataatcaaatataattggtcaattctTGTGGTTTGCGGCTTACAACCTTACAATTCATGTCCAGCATAACCTCCCGGCATTATAATCTATGGAGTCGGTGTCAAAATTTGACTGTCAAAAAGTGTTAAAACGCTCGGTATACAATACCACTTGTATCTTATAATACAGTCTCTGATTAGAAAACAGTACGATGGAGGAAAAAGTGGACCGTCTCGAGAATGTTGGTGTCAGCGATGTTGACGTGGAGTCAAAGGTAGGTTAAACGTTTTGCTTAGATGTTTTAAATACTTTCATTCCATCCCGTAATTTTGCATGTAAAATTCGTACGAAATTCGTAGGCGATGTTAAAGAGAGAACTGCAAATGAAATCGGAAGCGCTCGTGTTATTGAGCCGAAAGTTGGATCAGTGTAGGACACAGCGTGACCAGTTCAAACTAATGGCCGAGCAAATTCAGGAAAGATTTCTGCATTTGAAGAAGCAAATGTGTGATATGAAAGAACTGAATGGGTATCTAATTTAGATCTATAATACGATGTCGTTACTGTAAGATTGTATTGTGTAATTTTCTCATTAGTTTGGATGATATTCTTGCAAATGTTACAGTTTGGACAACGACTTTAGAACCTTGGATCTTTTAATGGAAGCACAAGAGCAAAACAAGTGTCTCAGGCTACAGGTTGAGGCATTGAGGCAGAAGCTGGCAGATGCCGAAGGTGACATCAAGGTGTTACGTACAAATAACAATCGTATACCAGTTGAACAGCAAGAGACTCAGTTGGCACCTGTTATGCATCAGAGAGAAGAAATGATAGAACAGTTAGagaagttaaatttaaaggcaaggacaataattttttatatattataaagttatattgtGCTTACtgaattgatttataatttcggCATGATACTACCATTTTATGAGATTGTTCTTTGCCATAGTGTTCACAGTTGCAAACGGATCTACAAACAGTATTGGATGAGAAACATGAACTTGAAATGGAAAGGGATGCTTTTAAATGTAAGGCACATCGTTTGAATCACGAACTGTCCAAGGCTCTGAACGCTACCAAACCAGTTGATTTGGATGCTCTTATCAATGAAAATAGGTAATTACAATTGTCTTTAGATTGatatttgctttttatttatacatgtaaatgTTTTAGATATCTGCAAGAAAGACTGCAGCAATTACTTGAGGAAAAGGAACTCGCACGTCAATCTCTGTCAAAGTATAAGGTAGATTGATAGGAGATGTGAAAAATTATCCtgtgtttctttaatttctgattatttctgatattaggtgactaattttttttagagcatGTTGGATAGTAAAAG
This genomic window from Monomorium pharaonis isolate MP-MQ-018 chromosome 8, ASM1337386v2, whole genome shotgun sequence contains:
- the LOC105840360 gene encoding translation initiation factor eIF-2B subunit alpha, translating into MDREEICQYFISIIKNEKDISAGMAAIRTLLNVLKHSKSETVQELRVCLQEAIDAMRSTETPVTAIASGSELFLRFITLATLDTRSIAECKGIMLERGKVFYDKLVAARGKVAKVAAHFITDGSTILTHSKSRVVLQAMKEAAASKKIFDVYVTSTSPDNNGEEMCQSLIKLGISCTVILDSAVGYVMEHVDMVMVGAEGVAESGGVINKIGTYTMAICAKEMKKPFYVLTESFKFARIYPLNQVDLPNEFKYTSSTLNKNLKKEHPLVDYTPPHYISLLFTDLGILTPSAVSDELIKLYL
- the LOC105829612 gene encoding coiled-coil domain-containing protein 149, translated to MEEKVDRLENVGVSDVDVESKAMLKRELQMKSEALVLLSRKLDQCRTQRDQFKLMAEQIQERFLHLKKQMCDMKELNGLDNDFRTLDLLMEAQEQNKCLRLQVEALRQKLADAEGDIKVLRTNNNRIPVEQQETQLAPVMHQREEMIEQLEKLNLKCSQLQTDLQTVLDEKHELEMERDAFKCKAHRLNHELSKALNATKPVDLDALINENRYLQERLQQLLEEKELARQSLSKYKSMLDSKRVKGAIKLGANSAAGTVMTHKQVEQLLQESSYIPPQKSAAAITDLRCLCTALLEALNDKTLALAHQRKANKILALRICELDNAVQSPTTRLLEGYTSANVDLRCDSDFNGLDHIASDHVDNIEENNIVTNENNIQCSSSPESQVMQQLQSIQMSLPKNLGVLVQKALNNLKDNDKQNI